tatttatattacctTCCAATTAAATTGCTTGCACTTTGTACTTATATACTCAAAACTCTTAAATGTTTACAATAACATTTAAGAGTTTTGAGAGTAAATGGATACTTTTGACGGTCCAAACACTAGTTATCgcatagataaataaaaataatgtgaagACAATACTATTTACAGAATTCCAAAACGTGAAGAAAATCATTATTTCATAcccaaagataaaaaaaatattaagctggacatgattttaatattatttatacttaacctaccatataaatatttttcggtAATGGaatgtttcaaaattattttacttgatTGGTTATTAGTTTCGTCACAAAATatcttgtaatttttttcaaaattctctTTGATATCATTTAAACTACTACAACCACTTATAGTAGTTGTGCGGGCCTGGCAACCATATCTAATGACAGGTAATAAACAGACGTCAAATCATTATCATCTCTCTTGTTTTTCATAAAATCCCTCAGACTTTTCAGATTTCTAGGattccctatttctttaattgatttagtttagtagtttaattaaatttagtagTGTCGCAGGAGGAGGGGCGAAAGGGGGGGgggataatatttttaagagaaaaatagTCTAGCAAGATGCTGACAAAATGCTAAAGATttgacttaaattaaaatatattttcttttgattttCAGCTTCTGGCCTGTATTACCTAGCGGAGTTAGTAGAGGAGTACTCTGTGATGGCTAAATATGTTATAAGCTGGACTGTTGTAGTGAGTATTGTGTATTGATAATTTATGAAAGTATTTAAGTAATTCCAGAACTAAACAATATGTAAGTAATGtaagtgataacccccacttctaggattaatacacaaataaaatttgaaaaacacaattttatgaacgatgaagccacaacctgagagttgaacaaagcaatcagaattttataacgagatggtactcgaacggttagctcagttggttagagtaccggcacggaacgccggaggtcgtgggttcgaatcctcGCATCCTGGAATCGaagcatcattcataaaattttgtttttaaaattttatttgtgtattaattccagaactatttattaaataagaataCACATACTGAGCAGTAATCTTTTTATATTAGTATCAGCACAATGTTACGGATTAATATTCAAATGTCAGtagacaataataattacaagtaTACAATCACATAATAGAGCatagatgatgatgataatttcatatatttaaatGAGTTACCTAGTCTCACAATTGGCCATTGTGTGTGTCCGTTCATCTTCTTACCTTATTTATGGTTGGACCATCCTAGAGAGTTCCAAAAAGGAACACACCTTAAACTGTGGCAGGTATCCAGAAGTGATACTGCAGATCAAAGGATTTGCGCCTGCTGTTTGGCCATGTTCCAGTACTCTGTAAGAACATGTGTCTTCTGCCTTCGTGTATCCTGTGTAGAAAGAGCTTTCTGTCACACTTATGGTAATaagtagagaccggattatatgctaccatgaaaatatgcaagtaaaatagCTTAAATATGCACGATAATCCATAAAAAGGGCCAAAATATGCTTAcaattaaacaggaaaaaataaatagtcatgtttttaattttttttttttgttttataaaggcttgtactgacaatcgtatttgtggatttttttttacaagatataCATGCttaggtaacaatgaaatttaagatttacctttaaaaatatgtactactaagtactgttctaaatgttctgtagacaaattgtgtctaCGATTGCttgataaatttttgtaagccGAAAAGGAGTGTTGTACGTCTACTGAGGTTACTGgacagaatttaaatttgagtaCAATGTCTGGGCTTACTGTGAAAAGCATCGAATGATGAGCGAGATTCAGCGTaaatatgcaattttttttctaaaatatgcaactaccTTTGAAAAGATACTAAATATTCATTTGCATATAATCTGGTCTCTAGtaataagttagctagagttaagggctccttcagGTTCTTCCTTCTATTTATTCCTTAGTAGTAATCAATCTTActataaaataccagacagttacactaagactcactgagcacaaatccaagaaatatatttatgtaagcttctttgacaaagataGGTTACTTTAGTATAGGAGATAGAGATACATAGAGGATAAttatgcatggttcttgtctggtactacaaaattgtataagattatattaaataggccAAGTTGTGAGTTGTGTGTAAGGCTAACactttcttatcagttcttcttccCATGTCAATGACCCTttacaaacttatttaaaaaaaaattaaggaatgTCACAAACTTCGGATattttctgaaaacttttagttattacaaaattagtaatagataaacaaatacacttcgagactcaaaaaatattactgggcaatttcaaacaatttttttttaaggccATTTTCAAGACTTCAAATTATAATGgctaaaaattgtttcaattaatCTATTCTGATGTATCTTGTTACATAACGAAGCGGTttccctcccataagaagttatcaaaATTCAGTCAAATAAGGAAGAacctttcttcttcttcatacggtcgctttccgcaactcgacgtcatatgcgcctattttgtgtgcgagggtggtagaggttactccaaccagacaagctcctccaagaagttacccaacttcttaacgtctcggaagacttcccgaagagcgcctggtgattccaggtgcttcgccctgtagtttgccacctcactgcattccagcagaacgtgagcggctgtttcctctgcccccaggcaacctctgcatagagggctgtgcgtgacacctatattaaagagatgcctgttaaaattgctgtgacctgtggccgcacataatattaatcttagtcgacaccgattaagttttaagattagatttatattattattaactaagaACCTTTTGTCCATTATGTTTCAGGTAACAGTGGCAATACACATAGggttaatattatttgaagaCATACCACTATATTTGAACGGCATGGGGCTACTCCAGCAACTGTTCCACGGGCTGTTACTGAAGGACTTCCCGGTGTTCAGGTTCACAAGTGTGACTTTCATAGCCGGAGTAATCAATCTGGTTGTGTACCATTATTTGGCTCTGCAGTTCTTCGGATCTACTTATTATGGATTCTCAGAGGTACATATCTTAatgtattcattttaatatattttgttatcaattttcgatttttgaaatacatatattatataatgagtATGTGGACCTGTACAgtactgtgcggttttcaagcatctttcttccaagtaccacaaagctgtggaatgaacttccttgtgcagtgttttcggggcgatatgacatgggtgctttcaaaaaaagcgtgtacacctcccttaatggccggcaacgctcctatgattcctctgatgttgcaagagattgtggtgGTGGTGGTGACCACTCAACACCATGATGACCCGTACGCCCCTTTGTCGTCCCTTTCCATTAAAAAAGCCGACAAAGAGTAAATTTTGAATCTGTCCTTttgaattacaaaattaaaatttctgttACAGAGAGAgagagtgtgtgtgtatgtctgGTTCAGGTTATTCAAGTCAGTGATTTATTCTGTTACCATTTTGTAAAGAATAGGTCATGTTTAACCAccttttgaatgaattttttttttatataaaaaaaaacagaggaCAAAAGCATACATACAAGTCACttaatggtaagtgatcaccatggcacatattctcttgtaacaccaaaggaatcacaagagcgttgccgaccttataaagcgacAATATATGAATTggaaaactttaaaattatttttaaagtcggCTTTACACGATTCATGCTTGTTGGAGCCAACTAggttcggaccattcggaggttcttcatcagggtgagtgcaGTGAATTCGCGTTCACGCCCTGTCTAGCACTATATTGCGGATTTGCGCTCATAGTGTAtcatatatattcttgataatgtaatgtatgttcataggcacataagtgaatttgccagaaactgtcataaccataatgttaacaccaggaacagacataaactgatgatgcctactactcggcttagtcgagttagtaagtcttttgtggggcgatgtatatgcttttacaacaagatcccagaaaatgttcaaaacaaaggtattacgttattcaaaagaattgttaaaaaacgtttgtgtggtaaaggttactataacatactttcttaatgataccacagattgggaatggagcgaccgccctcaggctattaaataataagtttaattgtataatgttactttaattgtaaaacatatttttgatgaaaaaaaaaaagcccgctgagtttgttgcgcccattcttctcaggcctgaggcattcactttggaatgggtggtagttttttttgacattcaataagtgatttcacatcctattttgaataaaaatatttgaatttgaatttgaaaaattgatagGGCGGGATGCGACGGGCACCGTAGGActgaaattttacttaaacgGGTGATGCTTTGCCAAGTGgattaaagttaataaaacattgtatttattaaatgcgattactaattatgacaaaaACCACGACCATTGTGTCAAAGCATCATTCCACATACATTGAATTTAAGCTcttaaggttgatgcatccaatatacgacaTATAAACAGTTtcttctttatttctttttaatataaatatttttatattactacaCTTTATTCATATACGGGATGCAGCAGcttccaaaatatatttttatgtatattacagttacagccattgtaaaataccctATTAGAATGAAAAGActggccattgagtttctttccgaacatataaataataataatattgacacacactttttacacaaattatcttgccccaagttaaacatatatagcctgtgttgcaagacaacggtatatttaatcctactaatattataaatgtgaaagtttgtatgtctggatgtatgtttgaacttctttaacgcaaaatctactgaatagattttgatgaaactatacaataatatagcttacacaccagaataacaaataggctataatttataaaactatagtgtgaattatacaaaatataaaagaagtgtgattgttactaatgaatacaactagcgccatctcttatcaactagcaaggagaagatcaatacaatttatatggcaaaacaacgtttgccggtacagctagtacaatatacttacttaaacatacataaattcatataaacatacataaatacattgaaacatccatgactcggaaacaaacatccatattcatcatataaatgcttgcacctaccggtattcgaacccgggacctctagcttagttggtaggatcgctaaccactcggctatacaggtcttcgagtggtagattcagtaatttaactttgtaactattaacaaaatatatacaaacattattattattttcaggtACTTGCATACTTTACATTGTGCCTGTGGATTGTTCCATTTGCATTGTTCGTCTCAATGTCTGCCAACGACTATGTACTGCCGATTACAGGAGAGAGGCAACATTTGCTTGGTAAGACAAGTTTTATtatcgttaaaaaaaaattctcagcgATGTGCCTAATTGAAATCTTACTCCCTAGGGAATAAGACCAAAAggattcttattaatattttaatactaccaaccaaaataaattcacaaacAAGTTAACATCGTAAAAGTTTTAATTGTGCACttgttccttaaaggccggcaacgctcttgtgattcctctggtgttgcaagataatgtgggcggcggtgatcacttaacaacaggtgacccaaaaaaaaactaaatagctATGAGATGAACACAATGATTAACACTCAAATAGTTATCAAAATGAGTAACATTCTAACTCGATGAAATAGGGCGACCCTAGGAGACATcatcttataaatatttctccAATATGATAATTAAAGTGCTAAAGTTACATATATTTAACTATCAAATAAGTGAAAAACTTATATTTGAATGGCTGAAACACTTGTACTACACAGAAACTGGAACCTTACTTAacttattataagaaaaaaataaaatccacACCACCCACACTATCGTACACGTGAAACAGCTACTTTCATCATCTAATtaagtttcattataatatatttactatttatatttattttccattttaatatcattgtaacGATGTTCTTTGGGGACTTGGTGACTTTTAGCATCCATTACCTATTTCAAACAATGGTCTCTCACAATTGAAACCATGTccaaatctaatatataaaattctcgtgtcatggtgttaaacattgaacttctccgaaacggcttgaccgaatctcatgaaattttgagtgcatattgggtaggtctgatactcggacaacatctatttttcattcccctacatgttaagggtggtccacacgaatttagttttttatttttttgactttttttttttaaatttgtttgattatgagtcagcattaaaaaatacacacaacttcaattttaacaaattttcacccatctacgatcaacagttacttttgtatcgcgattttaatatcagcaatacgtttgctgggtcagctagtatttatataaataaacagtattttgaattttttttatggaaaagtaggacaaacgagcgaacgggtcacctggtgttaagtgatcaccgccgcccacattctcttgcaacaccagcggaattcacaggagcgttgccggcctttaaggaaggtatacgccctttttttgaatgaataaatatatatactagctgacccagcaaacgtcgtagtgccgatattaaaatcgcgatacaaaaaaatttgaagttgtatttttgaatgctgactcataatcaaacaaagttaaaaaaaatgtcaaaaaacaatttaaaaaaaaattgtggaccACCCtgaacatttagggggatgaaaaatagatgttgtcagattctcagacctacccaatatgcactcaaaatttcatgagaatcggtcaagccgtttcggaggagttcaatgttcaacaccatgacacgagaattttatatattagtttttgAATTTACGTCTTTGTACTAGCCTTACTTTACCATTTTATCATAAACTAAGCTTAGAGGTACAATGGCGACGAAATTAACGCACAAGTCGAACTTCTTAactgtaatcataaaaaaattaataataataatataattcaccTAAAAAACTCAACTTTCCATAATATTAATTCGGAACACCTTACCTGACACATACTTGTCCCACGCTAAGTCGTACCCGTTTAGAACTAGAAGGTAAGTAGTACTCAACTAAGGGTgattaaaactatgtttttaaatatataatttgtttgtttgaaaatgtttactatttactttaattttaaaatttgttttttactagctgatgaccgcgacttcgtccgcgtagatataaaagtttttaaaaataataagcaagtttggttTTGAAGATTaactcatgtcctattccagttgtttttttttggaataggaggacaaacgagcgtacgggtcacctgttgttaagtgatcaccgccgcccacaatgtcttgcaacaccagaggaatcacaggagcgttgccggcctttaaggaaggtgtacgcgcttttttgaaggtacccatgtcgtatcgtcccggaaacaccgtacgtggaagaaggctccttgaaaaccgcactgtggaggaccgacatacatccagatggtggggatgatatcctaacttgtggcgtgtcgtgcgaagatggattatattccagttccggttcccgtattcgctcccgttcccaacatattatatgaatcttatttcaagGATGATTGCTATGGCGGCAAActtaacctactattggtatagttatagctcatcgaagtGAAACACACTCAAATCAGTTTAACACAAATCCCCCGGGAACTATGGacttttccgggataaaatgtagcctgtagtcctttcccaagctctatcGCCGTACCTGTGAATTTCATCagaatcggttcagtagctccggtgtaaaagcgtaacaaacgaAACTTACATTCATTAGTTTTATGCGCCTATTCATTTAATGTAACTATTTTGAACTATACTTGAACATTCTCGAGCACGTTTGAAAATAATGTGTTTTAAATATACTTTCAGGCGAAAACAACGTTGTCACAGATTACTTATCCCAGAAAGCGAAGCGGTACAGCCTACTGTCATTCTTCAGTTTCGCAAAGGACTCCATATTGCCGCAAAGGAATAAAAAGGCTTTTTAGATTAATGGTACTTTAATTAGGAAATGTAGCCTATTGGTCAATTGTACATATTTTAGCTTCGTATGATATTGTTAAACAGGgactattttaatgaaaatacctCTTCAGTTAGTGAGATCAGTAAGGCTGGATTTAATGTTCGACCGACGGTGAGCGCTGACGTCGGCCAagtatagcaataacaatgaaaacatatGAACGCTCACAAATAATCCCTCGTTGTCGAGAGGTAACTCAGTAACGGTCcctttgtttacattatttatcttgtctcgttggccttagtatactagagttgaaattaaattatttcacaccacaaaataattaaaaataacaaatatcgagactacaaaaaacaataggcggccttatcgcttaagagcgatttcaACCAGGCAACTTGTAATGAAGTAGTTTTAGTTGAAAagatatcaatatatatatataatttaaacatacacatacagtaaataattccaagaaaaTAACTAGTAATgaatttgtcacagtaatatataataattatgtagtaTTGTTTTGAATgattggagagtttgagcctttctgattAGAATGTTGATTTGTAAAGAAAAAAGAGCTTGGGTCAGTTAtacgagacagtacttcacacTACAAGCCAGCACCTACAACTAAGGCGTAAATTGGCCTGACATGAAGTACTCATCTCACCTCTATgcgggcgctccccagtaccagcttcttccatttgaccgcatacaacgaaaagcggctcgaatcatcgacgatcaagtcatctccgatcggcttgattctctagcattgcgtagagatgtgggttctgcCTGAATCAGAGTTGTTGGGGTCAATATCGGACATTACGTCCAAGTGCTAAATTCCATCCCCGTCATGGtgacgtctggcattcaacCGCGCATTTTGCGAGTAATTTGTGGCCACTTGTCACTTTCTGGAATCTATTTCCTGTTGCAGTTTTACCGAACGGACTTATGGACTTTCAGGATAAgaacatactcccaacttaaggAACGCAGCTCTTACcacctggtgttgcggatgtcatAGGCTGTTAGGAAATAAACGCATTGACTACAGTAAAAGCTCTTTATTCGCGGCGTATATGTTCCGTAAATATGCCGCGAATACAGAAACCGTGAATAcggaatggtaatttatatggtaATAAATGGTAATTATCTTCAGGCTTAGGTTGCCTGAGGattaaagaattttgtaattttttcttgcaTAACAGTTTTTAAAAGCTCCTTTAGTTCAAACTGATATTCAACAGTGGCATTACCAATTTGCCTCTTAAAAATATGACTTCGTTTAATAGTCGGATCAATTGTCATAAAGAAATCACAAAGCTCATTTGCGATCCTTAAACCTTCACTaagatttgtcaaattatatGTCACATTTCCAGTGCTTGTTGAAGCCTCTTCTTCAATGGTCCGTGAATTTAACATATCCTCCAAGTCGATTTCAGTCAAATCTTCATCTTGCGAATCAAGCAACTCCTGAATGTCACTTGATTCTATTTGTTCGAACCCATCTCGTCCTATTCCATTCGTAATTATGAAACTATGtaggaattatttttattaatatgcatgTAATATGTACCGATTACATCCGCGAATAAAGGAATCCTTAGCGGCGAATATAGGAATTGGGTCACAATTTTTGAAAACGCGAATGAAGGAAGCGCGAATAAGGAGCTTTTActgtatttgacgtttgagtattattgttgcatcactttacatatattgtagttgaaatgatttattaatcaatgatgctgtaaatgttgatttaaaagcaATAAGTATCTTGCCATTCTTGTCACTAAAGCTCTTCCATTTCCGTAGtggtggtaaatataaaaagaaaagaaaacttttgccATTCAAAGTGCATTCCTTACCTACATGATTAAAGTGACTCGATATTGCCCTTCGCGTGAGTCAATTCCTCTGCTTTGCTcttgcctcctcttatataaaaatgtgcGAACTCGTTTTATCTCCTTAACATATTATAACCAGCTCGAAGACTCCCACCGATCTTGTGCGCTCTGCATCCTAAGATACCCCACTCTTATCAGGTCAttagtccatcttgtgggagccGTCCCATTCTTCGTCTTCCTACCTATTGCCGCCACTCCAGAACCTGCGTAACCTGCTGACCTACCTGTTACCATTTCGTGTTATTAAGGCAcagttaaaaattataataatattcattccttcatactcacgccttgttcccgtcggggtaggcagtgacaatgccacttgcttctatccttacaaacctcacgcgcttcctctacattcattactcttttcatacatgctcgccggttgcgggtgcttcggacctttccttttctctaaACGTCCTCGATTTAGTCGACGAAtattctacgaggtctcccgcgaccgacttgcccacacacacttgccttatatattagatgcatcattctttcttcactcattcactccacgtgtccaaatcattataataatactaatgcTGAGATTTAGTGATAAAACGCGAaattgacttttgcattgggctgtctaaGCTAATCTCAGTACAATTTCAGCTATCAGACTATAacaacgaaatcaaagattatgcttagCTTACACTCATGTTTTACGTAATTAAAGTCTGTGTAAAATGTGCGAACACTATAGATCTCAGGCAAAGTCTTTATATTCTCAACACAATTACACGCTGGCATATTACAATGTAAGTATGAATCATTCACAAGGTCGGACCGCATTAGAGCGGCACTGCGCGGCGCGTCGCTTCATGTCGCTCAACGCTCGACTTTAGCAGTTCGCGTGCGAGCAACGTTACAAGATGAGCGATAGTGACAACGATTTGGtcattaaatatttgttgtgtGCAGAAGAAGAACGAATTATGAAagttaaaaacaataacaagaaATGGATTGCTTACATACAAAGGTCGACTGCACAATTTTACACTAGAATGTCGATGGCAAAATTCTTTAAACTTAACAATTAACAGTACGCATATTATAGCGACGTAGCCCTTGCTGTGTCGCACTGAGTGTCGCGGCGCTGCGCGTTAAACTATTCTATTGCAGTGCAGTACCGCTCCAGTGCGACATTGTAGCATACGAAATGATTGAAATTATATTTCGTCGCTTTGTGCCGCTCAGTACAGCTGTTATGCGGTCCgacctttaatataatatacattttaccaatgggaggcgcttttgcacaggatgccggctagattatgtgtaccacaacggcgcctatttctgccttaaagcagtaatgtgtatacatcattgtgtttcggtctgaagggcgccgtacctagtgaaactactgagcaaatgagacttaacatcttgtatcAAGTCGACggtcgcaattgtagtgtcgttaaGAATGTATCAGTtgtcaagaattctgagcggcactgcattgtaatgggcagggcgtatcaattgccctcagctgaacgtcctgctcgcctcgtcccataatgtcgtaataaaaaaaacacaggtATCTAAAAAAGCGAGAGACTGAAGCCTACACTAAGCTAGATCCTGTATCTGACGACATCAAGTTTTCCTCATTCATGGCGTTAGActgtttttcaaattcataagtacctatgtatataatgaacttcttctcattagctcaacgctttaaaagtagcagtagattcaataagaataaaaaaa
The sequence above is a segment of the Leptidea sinapis chromosome 29, ilLepSina1.1, whole genome shotgun sequence genome. Coding sequences within it:
- the LOC126973642 gene encoding protein TEX261; this encodes MLFLYFLSIVSIVVQAVFVTMAIASGLYYLAELVEEYSVMAKYVISWTVVVTVAIHIGLILFEDIPLYLNGMGLLQQLFHGLLLKDFPVFRFTSVTFIAGVINLVVYHYLALQFFGSTYYGFSEVLAYFTLCLWIVPFALFVSMSANDYVLPITGERQHLLGENNVVTDYLSQKAKRYSLLSFFSFAKDSILPQRNKKAF